CCTCTCGCGGATGCACGCGGCCACCAAACCGCAGACCTTCGGCATGATCCTGGTGCTCATCGGCACCCTGATCGAGATGTCCGGCCACGCCGACAGCGGCATGCTGATCCTGACCGGACTGTTCGCGCTGATCACCGCGCCGGTGATCGCCCAGCGCGTCGGCCGGCTGGTGTACCGCGAGCAGCGCGGCGGCGAGCAGTTGCTCGACGAATCGCAGCTCTGCGTCCAGCGCCGCGACCCGAAAACCCCGTCCGAGCCCCTGACCTGATCCCCTCCCGAAGACCTGGGATCCGCGACCTCTACGAGGTCACCGCCGACGGACCTTCACGCTCGTCTTCAGTGGTCGTCGCAGGCGATCTCGACGCGCGCATGGCGGCGGCTCCCCGGATCGACGGCACTCTGCACCGTTCCTTCGATCACGAAGCGGTCACCGGCCCGGGTGACGGTCAGATCCTTCGGCAGCGGATCGGTGGACGAAAGCCTGGAACCGGCGATGTACGTGCCGCCCGAATCGGCTTTCACGCCCACGTACACGACCGTGTCATCGCTGTTCGACAACGTGACCGAGACGCTCGCGCCGTCGGTGGCGCCTGCCCCGTTGTACCCGAGCCAATCGATCTGCCGCTCACCGTCCTTCACGTCACAGCCGGTTGTCGAATGCTCGTACTTCTTCTGGTAGACCGTCTGGGTCTGCCCGTCGAGCAACACGACCGGGCCGTTCTGCGTCACCGCGGGATGCTGGTTCGCCGGAGATCCGGTGCCGTCGGAGCCGGATCCGCTGCTGCAGCCCACCGCCATCGCGGTCACCGCAATCAGTAGCGGGGTCCCGACCACGATGCGTGTCGCACGACGGATCCTGCTCACCTGACGCTCACTCATTCGGGGAACTCTACTGCTTGCCGACCCCGATCCTGTACCTCGAATCGACGATCGAGCATGGATTTAGTCGGTTCGGGCGACAGGCCCTAATCGAGTTCGGCGACGACCGAGGCCACCACGTCGCGCAGCGACCCCGTCGCCTCGTGCACCACGTGCTGCCGCTGGTAGCTGGCACCGCGTTCGACGATGTCGGACACCGAGGCCAGTTCGGCGGCACAGCCGAGGGAGTCGGCGACCGGGGCGAGGCGTTCGAGCAGGTCGCGCAGGTCGTCGGTGACCAGGCGCTCGTCGCACGCCGCGTTCTGAATGATGATCGCGTCCAGGCCGTAACGGGCGGCCCGCCACTTGTTCTCCTGGACCAGCCAGGGCGCCATCTGCGGCAACGACTCGCCCGCGTCGATCCGGCGCGAAAGGTCCACCACCAGGCAGTGGGTCAGCGCCACCAGACCGGCGAGTTCACGGCGATTGGACACCCCGTCGCAGACCCGCACCTCGATGGTGCCCAGGTGCGGCGACGGCCGGATGTCCCAGCGGATCTCGTTGAGGTGATCGATGATCCCGGTGGTCTTCTGGTCGTGCACGAAGGACTCGAACTCGGACCACTCCTGGAACTGGAACGGCAGGCCCGCGGTCGGCAGCTGCTGGAACATCATGGCGCGGTTGCTGGCGTAACCGGTCTCCTGCCCGGCCCACATGGGCGACGAGCAGGACAGCGCCAGCAGGTGCGGGTAGTACTGCAGCAGGCTGGTCAGGATCGGGAAGACCTTGTCGCGGCGGTCGATCCCGACGTGGACGTGGACGCCCCAGATCAGCATCTGGCGGCCCCACCACTGGGTGCGCTCGATCAGTTCCGCGTAGCGGTGCCCCTCGGTGAGCTGCTGCGTGGACCATTCCGCGAACGGGTGCGTACCCGCGCCGTACAGGTCGATCCCGAGTTCGCCGGTCAGCGCGCGAACCTCCTCGAGAGTCGCGCCGAGGTCGTCCATCGCCTCACCGACGGTGTGGCAGATGCCGGTGACCAGCTCCACGGTGTTGCGCAGCAGTTCCCGGTGGATCCGCGGACTGCGCTCCAGACCGCGCCGGGCGATCAGCTCGAACAGCGGATCCGCGGCGTTGACCAGGTCACGCGTCTCGCGGTCGACCAGCGCGAGTTCCCATTCGACACCGAGGGTCGGCTCCGGCGACGGCCGGAACTCGATCGGTTCGATGGGCGAAGCGGCACTCACGGGACGGCCCGTTCTGCTCGACGACGCCGCGCCGCGTCAGTTCGCCGTGATCACGCCGCAGGCGATCGGCGTGCCGCCGTCCACCACGACCATGGTCTTGTCGTTCAGGTCCGCGACCGTCACGCTCACGGTCTGGGTCACCGAGCCGGTGCCGTCGTCGCCGACGGAGAGACCCGGCAGCGAGCCGCCCGCGATCGCGTTGCCGGTGCCCGAGTAGGAGTCCTTGGCGTCGCAGGTGCCGCCGGAGCGGACCTCCACCTTGTGCTGGCCCTTCTTCATGCCGGTCACCCGGAGGTTGACCTTGGCCTGCGAACCGGCCGGCACGAAGCTGGCGGCGCCGACGCTGTTGCCCGAGGAGTCCGACAGCGAGACGGTGCCGACGGCCGAGCCCGGCGACGCCGGGATGTCGTCGGCGTTGATCAGATCGCCCGGGATCACCTGGTTGCCGGTGACCACGGCGGGCGTGGTGCCCTTGGCATCGGTCGCGTGCTCGTCCGGCGTGCAGGCCGTCAGCGCGACCGCGGCCAGGCCGGTCGCGGCGAGCGCGGCGAGGGCACGCGGGGTCGTGACACCGTGAGTCTGGCGGGCGGTCATGTCGGCTCCTTCGGGCTGAGGCTGAGTGGGAGGGGCTGGGTACGGCTACTGCGGATCAACGACGATGACGACGAGTTCGCCTTCGCAGCGGGTGAAGTTGACGGGGCGCGCGTCGGTGGAGGCACCGCCCGGGACCGCGTCGGCGACCTTCTTGGCGGCGGATTCCTCGCCGTCGCCATAGAAGACGGTGTTCTCGTTGACGCTACTGGTGCTGAGGTTGTCCGGCGCGGTGCCGATGGTGAAACCGGCGGCCTCGAGCTTGTCGGACACTTCCTTCGCACGGCCCTTGATGGTGCCGGCGTTCAAGACGCAGACCTTCGGCACGTCGGCCGCCTGGGTCGACGTCGTGTCGGACGGCTTCGTGCTGGCCGGCGCGGTCGTCGTACCGGAGGCCTGCTCGGTGCTCGCGACGCTCTGGCCGGCCTGCTCGAGCTTGTCCTTGCCGGATTCCTTGCCGCTCGATGCCGCGGAATGCCAGCCCAGGGCGATGAACACCACGGCGACGGCCAGCAGCAGCATGGCGCCGGCGCGCAGCGGCAGACGATTGGTTTCGCGGTCAGCTTTCATCACGGCAACCTTAACCCACGGGACCCGGCCATCGTTTCAAGAGGCTCGGGCGGACAAGGGAAACACGCTCGGGTGAGGCCGAAAGACCTCAGGTGATCTCGAAACCGAGGCGCCGGGCGGCCCGTGCCTTCTGCCGGGAGGCCCGCAGCCGACGGAGCCGCTTGACCAGCATCGGATCCGCGGCGAGCGCCTCGGGCCGGTCGACCAGGGCGTTGAGCACCTGGTAGTAGCGGGTGGCCGACAGCCCGAAGAGCTCCTTGATGGCGTCTTCTTTGGAGCCGGAGTACTTCCACCACTGGCGTTCGAAGCCGAGGATGTCGTGCTCGCGGCGGGTGAGCCCGTCGGCGCCGACCTCATGCGGATCGGGCTGCGACGACTGCTGCTCTGCGGCTGCGCCGTTCGACACCGGTTCGCCTCCCCTTTCTGCCCTGGTGAGTGTGTTTCCACGCCGCGCGGGCCGGACGCCCGGACGGGCGAATGACGGCGGTGTGGTTCGCTGAGTATCTAATCACGCCCGCCCGGCCCCGGCGCGGGGACGCACCGGTGCGGCGCCCAGTACAGTCCATATTCATGGCGATTCTCCCCATCTGCATCTACGGCGAGCCCGTCCTGCACCACCCGACCACGCCGGTGGAGCTCGACGCCGACGGCAAGCCGTCCGCCGAGATCGTGGCCCTGCTCGACGACATGTACGAGACGATGGACGCGGCCAACGGCGTCGGCCTGGCCGCGAACCAGGTCGGCCGCGACCTGCGCATGTTCGTCTACGACTGCCCCGACGGGCCGGTCCGCCGCCGCGGCGAGGTGATCAACCCGGTGCTGACGACGTCGGAGATCCCGGAGACCATGCCCGATCCGGACAGCAACGACGAGGGCTGCCTGTCGGTCCCGGGCGAGGGTTTCCCCACCGGCCGCGCCGACTGGGCCAAGGTCACCGGCGTCGACCGCAACGGCGATCCCGTCGAGATCGAGGGCAACGGATTCTTCGCCCGGATGCTCCAGCACGAGACCGGCCACCTCGACGGCTTCCTGTACGTCGACGTGCTGATCGGCCGCAACGCGCGCGCCGCGAAGAAGGCCATCAAGCGCAACGGCTGGGGTGTTCCCGGTCTCACGTGGCTGCCCGGAACGGTCGCCGACCCGTTCGGGCACGACGACTGAGCGATGGATCCGCTCGCCGGTGACCGCATCGTCGTCCGCTATCGCCTGGGCGAGGGCGGCCCGGGAGACTGGCGGCCGGCACCGAACCCGGCACTCGAGCGGTCGCCGTCGTTGTCGGATCTGACCGGGATCCTGGTCGACGAGACGGCGGATGCGCTGCTGGTCGAGCGCGACGGAACGGTCGAGCGGCTGCCCCGCGCGGCGATCACGTCGATCCGGCAGTTGTCCCGGCGGGTCGTGCGCAATTCGGCGATCCGGGACGTCGAACGCGTCCTCACCGAGGCGGCACCGGCCGCCGAACGTGACGAGTTCGACGGCTGGACGGTCTCGGCCGATCCGGGGTCGACGGCACTGCGCGCGAACACCGCGGTGCCCCTGGGCCGCGAGGCCCGCGCCGCCGACGTCGGCCGGGTACGCAACTGGTACACCCGGCGCGGCCTGAGCGCGCGCGTCGTGGTGCCCGAGCGACTGC
The nucleotide sequence above comes from Gordonia sp. PP30. Encoded proteins:
- the mnhG gene encoding monovalent cation/H(+) antiporter subunit G encodes the protein MIRDIVAAAFILTGSLLALTAALGMARFPDTLSRMHAATKPQTFGMILVLIGTLIEMSGHADSGMLILTGLFALITAPVIAQRVGRLVYREQRGGEQLLDESQLCVQRRDPKTPSEPLT
- a CDS encoding lipoprotein LpqH; amino-acid sequence: MSERQVSRIRRATRIVVGTPLLIAVTAMAVGCSSGSGSDGTGSPANQHPAVTQNGPVVLLDGQTQTVYQKKYEHSTTGCDVKDGERQIDWLGYNGAGATDGASVSVTLSNSDDTVVYVGVKADSGGTYIAGSRLSSTDPLPKDLTVTRAGDRFVIEGTVQSAVDPGSRRHARVEIACDDH
- a CDS encoding glutamate--cysteine ligase gives rise to the protein MSAASPIEPIEFRPSPEPTLGVEWELALVDRETRDLVNAADPLFELIARRGLERSPRIHRELLRNTVELVTGICHTVGEAMDDLGATLEEVRALTGELGIDLYGAGTHPFAEWSTQQLTEGHRYAELIERTQWWGRQMLIWGVHVHVGIDRRDKVFPILTSLLQYYPHLLALSCSSPMWAGQETGYASNRAMMFQQLPTAGLPFQFQEWSEFESFVHDQKTTGIIDHLNEIRWDIRPSPHLGTIEVRVCDGVSNRRELAGLVALTHCLVVDLSRRIDAGESLPQMAPWLVQENKWRAARYGLDAIIIQNAACDERLVTDDLRDLLERLAPVADSLGCAAELASVSDIVERGASYQRQHVVHEATGSLRDVVASVVAELD
- a CDS encoding superoxide dismutase family protein, whose protein sequence is MTARQTHGVTTPRALAALAATGLAAVALTACTPDEHATDAKGTTPAVVTGNQVIPGDLINADDIPASPGSAVGTVSLSDSSGNSVGAASFVPAGSQAKVNLRVTGMKKGQHKVEVRSGGTCDAKDSYSGTGNAIAGGSLPGLSVGDDGTGSVTQTVSVTVADLNDKTMVVVDGGTPIACGVITAN
- a CDS encoding LytR C-terminal domain-containing protein, which translates into the protein MKADRETNRLPLRAGAMLLLAVAVVFIALGWHSAASSGKESGKDKLEQAGQSVASTEQASGTTTAPASTKPSDTTSTQAADVPKVCVLNAGTIKGRAKEVSDKLEAAGFTIGTAPDNLSTSSVNENTVFYGDGEESAAKKVADAVPGGASTDARPVNFTRCEGELVVIVVDPQ
- a CDS encoding DUF3263 domain-containing protein → MSNGAAAEQQSSQPDPHEVGADGLTRREHDILGFERQWWKYSGSKEDAIKELFGLSATRYYQVLNALVDRPEALAADPMLVKRLRRLRASRQKARAARRLGFEIT
- a CDS encoding peptide deformylase yields the protein MAILPICIYGEPVLHHPTTPVELDADGKPSAEIVALLDDMYETMDAANGVGLAANQVGRDLRMFVYDCPDGPVRRRGEVINPVLTTSEIPETMPDPDSNDEGCLSVPGEGFPTGRADWAKVTGVDRNGDPVEIEGNGFFARMLQHETGHLDGFLYVDVLIGRNARAAKKAIKRNGWGVPGLTWLPGTVADPFGHDD
- a CDS encoding GCN5 family acetyltransferase, whose protein sequence is MDPLAGDRIVVRYRLGEGGPGDWRPAPNPALERSPSLSDLTGILVDETADALLVERDGTVERLPRAAITSIRQLSRRVVRNSAIRDVERVLTEAAPAAERDEFDGWTVSADPGSTALRANTAVPLGREARAADVGRVRNWYTRRGLSARVVVPERLLRTAEIAPRPGTEYEVLVDDAGAAVEVPGDDRDARRSWRARGYGLHHTFQVLEL